In the genome of Nitrospira japonica, one region contains:
- a CDS encoding S1/P1 nuclease, which translates to MQLFLLWIMALLVWPHDASAWESLGHEAIADAAQEHLSPETAKSIAQILGHGATLPPHALAKASTWPDQIRDLQRHGTAASKLDEHGVKEAQAFNAAFPDNAQWHFVNLPLGSAHYPDDADLDDLLTPFTSPHDVVQMLNVCIETLETVGEVTPWTKTQALRWLIHLVGDVHQPLHVATGYYRTTHQDLPNPVLIENPHDAGRVGVLGDRGGNDLLFSDSARDNLHALWDSCLVKALAGIGACGKAPTAEDAARLVHRIIQRMKLASSFDYRSSGEHFSWAAHWATDSLKTARESKAYAFVRRNGIVRDSHMADASIRMTIDAPPTKTEYSTNHEPVVETQLTKAAVRLADLLNHLAWKP; encoded by the coding sequence ATGCAGCTATTTCTCCTCTGGATTATGGCGCTGCTTGTCTGGCCCCATGATGCCTCGGCATGGGAAAGTCTCGGGCACGAGGCAATTGCCGACGCCGCGCAAGAGCATCTTTCGCCTGAGACGGCGAAATCCATCGCGCAGATCCTCGGCCATGGCGCCACGCTCCCCCCACATGCCTTGGCCAAAGCCTCTACCTGGCCGGACCAGATACGGGACCTCCAACGACACGGAACTGCCGCATCCAAACTGGACGAGCACGGGGTGAAAGAAGCCCAGGCGTTCAATGCTGCGTTTCCCGACAATGCCCAATGGCATTTCGTCAATCTGCCGCTGGGGAGTGCACATTATCCCGATGACGCGGATCTCGACGATCTCCTCACGCCGTTTACGAGTCCTCATGACGTCGTGCAGATGCTCAATGTGTGTATTGAAACACTTGAAACGGTCGGCGAAGTGACTCCCTGGACAAAGACCCAGGCGCTTCGCTGGCTCATCCATCTCGTTGGGGACGTCCATCAGCCCCTTCATGTTGCGACCGGTTATTATCGAACCACGCATCAGGATCTGCCGAACCCTGTCCTGATTGAGAATCCTCATGATGCCGGCCGAGTCGGCGTGCTCGGTGATCGCGGCGGGAACGATTTGCTGTTCAGCGATTCAGCGAGGGACAACCTGCACGCATTATGGGATAGCTGTCTCGTCAAGGCCTTGGCCGGCATCGGCGCCTGCGGAAAGGCCCCTACCGCGGAGGATGCTGCACGACTCGTTCACCGCATTATCCAACGCATGAAGTTGGCCTCCTCCTTCGACTATCGTTCATCGGGTGAGCATTTCAGCTGGGCGGCACATTGGGCAACGGATTCACTCAAGACGGCACGCGAGTCGAAGGCATATGCGTTTGTGCGCCGAAATGGGATCGTGCGAGACAGTCATATGGCGGACGCGTCGATCCGCATGACGATTGACGCTCCTCCCACGAAAACCGAATACAGCACGAACCATGAGCCTGTCGTCGAGACCCAATTGACGAAGGCGGCCGTGCGACTGGCCGACCTCTTGAATCATCTCGCCTGGAAGCCCTAA